A genomic window from Streptomyces brevispora includes:
- a CDS encoding P-II family nitrogen regulator, translating into MKLITAVVKPHRLDEIKEALQGFGVQGLTVTEASGYGRQRGHTEVYRGAEYTVDLVPKIRIEVLVEDEDSEQLIDVVVKAARTGKIGDGKVWSVPVETAVRVRTGERGPDAL; encoded by the coding sequence ATGAAGCTCATCACCGCAGTCGTGAAGCCCCACCGGCTTGACGAGATCAAGGAGGCCCTCCAGGGCTTCGGCGTCCAGGGCCTCACGGTCACGGAAGCCAGCGGCTACGGGCGTCAGCGCGGCCACACCGAGGTCTACCGGGGCGCCGAGTACACCGTCGACCTCGTCCCGAAGATCCGCATCGAGGTCCTCGTCGAGGACGAGGACTCCGAACAGCTCATCGACGTCGTCGTCAAGGCCGCCCGGACCGGCAAGATCGGTGACGGCAAGGTCTGGAGCGTGCCGGTCGAGACCGCGGTCCGGGTCCGTACCGGCGAACGCGGCCCGGACGCACTCTGA
- a CDS encoding [protein-PII] uridylyltransferase: protein MTSTEVTTESEDSGPSGYAAARLRLLQEKAQPGPPRRAALASLTDDWLTALFAAAAAHAGVRGAALVAVGGYGRGELSPRSDLDLLLLHDGTADAGAVAALADHIWYPVWDLGLALDHSVRTPAEARRTAGEDLKVQLGLLDARPVAGDLGLVASLRTAILADWRNHATKRLPALDELCRERADRQGELQFLLEPDLKEARGGLRDATALRAVAASWVADAPREGLAEARRVLLDARDALHLTTGRATDRLALQEQDQVATDLGLLDSDALLRQVYEAARTVSYATDVTWREVNRVLRARSVRPRLRAMLGGGRTPAVDRSPLADGVVEADGEVVLARTARPERDPVLVLRAAAAAAQSELPLSRHVVRHLATTAKPLPVPWPAEAREELVTLLGAGEATVPVWEALEAEGLITRLLPDWERVHCRPQRNPVHTWTVDRHLVEAAVRASSLTRRVGRPDLLLVAALLHDIGKGWPGDHSVAGEVIARDMAARIGFDQHDVGVIATLVRHHLLLIETATRRDLDDPATVRSVAGAVGTASTLELLHALTEADALATGPAAWSTWRASLVTELVKRVAAVLAGEAPEEPEPAAPGVEQERLAIEALRTGEPVLALHAQTESTDEDGAPEPIGVELLIALPDRPGVLPAAAGVLALHRLTVRAADLRAVELPTELGDSADVLLLSWRVAAEYGSLPQAARLRADLVRALDGSLDIRSRLAEREAAYPRRRGVKAPPPRVTVAAAGSQLATVIEVRAQDAPGLLHRIGRALEQSAVRVRSAHVSTLGANAVDAFYVTDTDGGPLPAARAAELAQEVEKALG, encoded by the coding sequence GTGACGAGTACCGAAGTGACCACCGAATCCGAGGACTCGGGACCCAGCGGCTATGCGGCGGCCCGGCTGCGCCTCCTCCAGGAGAAGGCACAGCCCGGGCCGCCGCGCCGTGCGGCCCTCGCCTCGCTCACCGACGACTGGCTGACCGCCCTCTTCGCCGCCGCGGCCGCACACGCCGGTGTCCGCGGCGCCGCCCTCGTCGCCGTCGGCGGCTACGGCCGCGGCGAACTCTCCCCGCGCAGCGACCTCGACCTGCTGCTCCTGCACGACGGCACCGCCGACGCCGGAGCCGTCGCCGCCCTCGCCGACCACATCTGGTACCCGGTCTGGGACCTCGGCCTCGCCCTCGACCACTCCGTACGCACCCCCGCCGAAGCCCGCAGAACGGCGGGCGAGGACCTCAAGGTGCAGCTCGGCCTCCTCGACGCCCGGCCCGTCGCCGGGGACCTCGGCCTCGTCGCCTCCCTGCGCACCGCGATCCTCGCCGACTGGCGCAACCACGCCACCAAACGCCTGCCCGCGCTCGACGAGCTCTGCCGCGAACGGGCCGACCGCCAGGGCGAGCTTCAGTTCCTCCTGGAACCCGACCTCAAGGAGGCCCGCGGCGGACTCCGCGACGCCACCGCCCTGCGCGCCGTCGCCGCCTCCTGGGTCGCCGACGCACCCCGCGAGGGGCTCGCCGAGGCCCGACGCGTCCTGCTGGACGCCCGCGACGCACTGCACCTCACGACCGGCCGCGCCACCGACCGCCTCGCCCTCCAGGAGCAGGACCAGGTCGCCACCGACCTCGGCCTCCTCGACTCCGATGCGCTGCTGCGCCAGGTGTACGAGGCCGCCCGCACCGTCTCGTACGCCACCGACGTCACCTGGCGCGAGGTCAACCGGGTGCTGCGCGCCCGCTCGGTCCGCCCCCGGCTGCGCGCCATGCTGGGCGGCGGCCGGACCCCGGCCGTCGACCGCAGCCCGCTCGCCGACGGCGTCGTCGAGGCCGACGGCGAAGTCGTCCTCGCCCGCACCGCCCGCCCCGAACGGGACCCGGTGCTCGTCCTGCGCGCCGCCGCCGCAGCCGCCCAGTCCGAACTCCCGCTCTCCCGCCACGTCGTACGCCACCTCGCCACCACCGCCAAGCCGCTGCCCGTGCCCTGGCCGGCCGAGGCCCGGGAGGAACTCGTCACCCTGCTCGGCGCGGGCGAGGCCACCGTCCCCGTCTGGGAGGCCCTCGAAGCCGAAGGGCTGATCACCCGGCTCCTGCCCGACTGGGAACGGGTCCACTGCCGGCCCCAGCGCAACCCCGTCCACACCTGGACCGTCGACCGCCACCTCGTCGAGGCGGCCGTCCGCGCCTCCTCCCTCACCCGCCGCGTCGGCCGCCCCGACCTGCTGCTCGTCGCCGCGCTGCTGCACGACATCGGCAAGGGCTGGCCCGGCGACCACTCCGTCGCCGGTGAGGTCATCGCCCGGGACATGGCCGCCCGGATCGGCTTCGACCAGCACGACGTGGGCGTCATCGCCACCCTCGTACGCCACCACCTGCTGCTCATCGAGACCGCCACCCGCCGCGACCTCGACGACCCGGCGACCGTCCGCTCCGTCGCCGGAGCGGTCGGCACCGCCTCCACCCTGGAGCTCCTGCACGCGCTCACCGAGGCCGACGCGCTCGCGACCGGACCCGCCGCCTGGTCCACCTGGCGCGCCTCCCTCGTCACCGAGCTGGTCAAACGCGTCGCGGCGGTCCTCGCCGGCGAGGCGCCCGAGGAGCCCGAACCCGCCGCCCCCGGCGTGGAACAGGAACGCCTGGCCATCGAGGCCCTGCGCACCGGTGAGCCGGTCCTCGCCCTGCACGCCCAGACCGAGTCGACGGACGAGGACGGCGCCCCCGAACCCATCGGCGTCGAACTCCTCATCGCCCTCCCGGACCGGCCCGGCGTCCTTCCCGCCGCCGCCGGGGTCCTCGCCCTGCACCGCCTCACCGTCCGCGCCGCGGACCTGCGGGCCGTCGAGCTCCCCACCGAACTGGGGGACTCCGCCGATGTGCTGCTCCTCAGCTGGCGGGTCGCGGCCGAGTACGGATCGCTGCCCCAGGCCGCCCGGCTGCGCGCCGACCTCGTACGCGCCCTGGACGGATCGCTGGACATCCGGTCCCGGCTGGCCGAGCGCGAGGCGGCCTACCCGCGCCGCCGCGGGGTGAAGGCCCCGCCGCCGAGGGTCACGGTCGCGGCGGCCGGCTCGCAGCTGGCCACGGTGATCGAGGTGCGCGCCCAGGACGCCCCGGGACTGCTGCACCGGATCGGCCGGGCGCTGGAACAGAGCGCGGTACGGGTCCGCAGCGCGCATGTGTCCACGCTGGGGGCCAATGCCGTGGACGCCTTCTACGTCACGGACACGGACGGTGGGCCACTGCCCGCCGCACGCGCCGCGGAGCTGGCCCAGGAGGTCGAGAAGGCGCTCGGCTGA
- the ffh gene encoding signal recognition particle protein — MFDTLSDRLAATFKNLRGKGRLSEADIDATAREIRIALLEADVALPVVRSFIANVKERARGVEVSQALNPAQQMIKIVNEELVSILGGETRRLRFAKTAPTVIMLAGLQGAGKTTLAGKLGVWLKGQGHSPLLVACDLQRPNAVNQLSVVADRAGVAVYAPQPGNGVGDPVQVAKDSIEFARSKQYDVVIVDTAGRLGIDQELMQQAADIRDAVSPDEILFVVDAMIGQDAVNTAEAFRDGVGFDGVVLSKLDGDARGGAALSIAHVTGKQIIFASNGEKLEDFDAFHPDRMASRILDMGDLLTLIEQAEKTFSQEEAAKMASKLASSKGKDFTLDDFLAQMEQVRKMGSISKLLGMLPGMGQIKDQINNIDERDVDRTAAIIKSMTPKERAEPTIINGSRRARIAKGSGVEVSAVKNLVERFFDARKMMSKMAQGGGMPGMPGMPGMGGGPGRQKKQVKQAKGKRKSGNPMKRKAEEQAEAARREQAAQGGAFGLPAGQDDKNFELPDEFKKFMG; from the coding sequence GTGTTCGATACTCTCTCCGACCGCCTTGCCGCGACTTTCAAGAACCTCAGGGGCAAGGGCCGCTTGTCCGAGGCGGACATCGACGCCACGGCTCGCGAGATCCGTATCGCCCTGCTCGAGGCCGATGTCGCCCTGCCCGTCGTCCGGTCCTTCATCGCCAACGTCAAGGAGCGGGCGCGCGGCGTCGAGGTCTCCCAGGCGCTGAACCCCGCGCAGCAGATGATCAAGATCGTCAACGAGGAGCTCGTCTCCATCCTCGGTGGCGAGACCCGGCGGCTGCGGTTCGCCAAGACCGCGCCCACCGTGATCATGCTCGCGGGTCTCCAGGGTGCCGGTAAGACGACCCTCGCCGGAAAGCTCGGCGTCTGGCTCAAGGGCCAGGGCCACTCCCCGCTGCTCGTCGCCTGTGACCTCCAGCGCCCCAACGCCGTCAACCAGCTGAGCGTCGTCGCCGACCGCGCCGGTGTCGCGGTGTACGCGCCCCAGCCGGGCAACGGCGTGGGCGACCCGGTCCAGGTCGCCAAGGACTCGATCGAGTTCGCCCGGTCCAAGCAGTACGACGTCGTCATCGTCGACACCGCCGGCCGTCTCGGCATCGACCAGGAGCTGATGCAGCAGGCCGCGGACATCCGCGACGCCGTCAGCCCCGACGAGATCCTCTTCGTCGTCGACGCGATGATCGGTCAGGACGCGGTCAACACCGCCGAGGCCTTCCGCGACGGCGTCGGCTTCGACGGTGTGGTGCTCTCCAAGCTCGACGGCGACGCCCGCGGTGGTGCGGCCCTGTCGATCGCCCACGTCACGGGCAAGCAGATCATCTTCGCGTCGAACGGCGAGAAGCTCGAGGACTTCGACGCCTTCCACCCGGACCGGATGGCCTCGCGCATTCTCGACATGGGTGACCTGCTCACCCTGATCGAGCAGGCGGAGAAGACCTTCAGCCAGGAAGAGGCCGCCAAAATGGCCTCCAAGCTGGCGTCCAGCAAGGGCAAGGACTTCACGCTCGACGACTTCCTCGCCCAGATGGAGCAGGTCCGGAAGATGGGCTCCATCTCCAAGCTGCTCGGGATGCTGCCCGGCATGGGGCAGATCAAGGACCAGATCAACAACATCGACGAGCGCGACGTGGACCGCACCGCCGCGATCATCAAGTCGATGACCCCGAAGGAGCGCGCCGAGCCGACGATCATCAACGGCTCGCGCCGTGCCCGTATCGCCAAGGGCTCCGGCGTCGAGGTCAGCGCCGTGAAGAACCTGGTCGAGCGGTTCTTCGACGCACGCAAGATGATGTCGAAGATGGCACAGGGCGGCGGCATGCCGGGGATGCCCGGGATGCCGGGCATGGGCGGCGGTCCCGGCCGGCAGAAGAAGCAGGTCAAGCAGGCCAAGGGCAAGCGCAAGAGCGGTAACCCGATGAAGCGCAAGGCCGAGGAGCAGGCCGAGGCCGCCCGCCGCGAGCAGGCGGCGCAGGGCGGCGCCTTCGGTCTGCCGGCCGGCCAGGACGACAAGAACTTCGAGCTGCCGGACGAGTTCAAGAAGTTCATGGGCTGA
- a CDS encoding class I SAM-dependent methyltransferase, whose translation MTPTLVRHHTHTDSSASVDTGSRARDWAEIQERMLAPLYEAVYRRLEVGAATRMLSLGCGSGLALLIAAGRGARVTGIDADAERLTLARVRLLPDHEGAAGPPATGPWLLDGVPAAPTGHEPYDLITAFTPIGCSADDAEELVGALGSAIPLAGRGSTVVLTGWGPPERCATAAVLRVAARLAEGTRSPGAGGWLGAQRDDLEDVAFRTGLKPDGSGRVACPFGYADMDSAVRGLLSTRLFDAAIRATDRSQVEKEVAEALRPHRRRDGTVWMPNVFRYLVCTT comes from the coding sequence ATGACACCAACGCTCGTCCGGCACCACACGCACACGGATTCGTCCGCTTCGGTGGACACCGGTTCCCGCGCCCGCGACTGGGCCGAGATCCAGGAGCGGATGCTCGCGCCGCTGTACGAGGCGGTCTACCGGCGGCTGGAAGTGGGGGCCGCCACCCGGATGCTCTCGCTCGGCTGCGGCTCCGGGCTCGCGCTGCTGATCGCGGCCGGCCGCGGAGCTCGCGTCACCGGCATCGACGCCGATGCCGAACGTCTCACGCTCGCCCGGGTCCGGCTGCTGCCGGATCACGAGGGCGCCGCCGGTCCCCCGGCCACCGGGCCGTGGCTCCTGGACGGCGTTCCGGCCGCGCCGACCGGCCACGAGCCCTACGACCTGATCACCGCGTTCACTCCGATCGGCTGCTCGGCCGACGACGCGGAGGAGCTGGTGGGCGCGCTCGGTTCCGCGATACCGCTGGCGGGCCGGGGCAGCACGGTCGTACTGACCGGCTGGGGCCCGCCCGAGCGGTGTGCCACGGCCGCGGTGCTGCGGGTGGCGGCCCGGCTGGCGGAGGGTACGCGTTCCCCCGGTGCGGGCGGCTGGCTGGGCGCCCAGCGGGACGATCTGGAGGACGTGGCGTTCCGGACCGGGCTGAAGCCCGACGGCTCGGGGCGGGTGGCGTGCCCGTTCGGCTACGCGGACATGGACAGTGCGGTCCGGGGTCTGCTGTCGACACGGCTCTTCGACGCGGCGATACGGGCGACGGACCGGTCCCAGGTGGAGAAGGAGGTGGCGGAGGCCCTGCGCCCGCACCGGCGGCGGGACGGCACAGTCTGGATGCCCAACGTGTTCCGCTATCTCGTCTGCACGACGTAG
- the rpsP gene encoding 30S ribosomal protein S16 — MAVKIKLKRLGKIRSPHYRIVVADSRTRRDGRAIEEIGLYHPVQNPSRIEVNAERAQYWLSVGAQPTEPVLAILKLTGDWQAHKGLPAPAPLLQPEPKADKRALFEALTKDIGEESKGEAITQKAKKADKKADEAADAAAPAESTEA; from the coding sequence GTGGCAGTCAAGATCAAGCTGAAGCGTCTGGGCAAGATCCGTTCGCCTCACTACCGCATCGTCGTCGCCGACTCCCGTACCCGCCGTGATGGCCGGGCCATCGAGGAGATCGGCCTGTACCACCCGGTGCAGAACCCCTCGCGCATCGAGGTCAACGCAGAGCGCGCGCAGTACTGGCTGTCCGTCGGCGCCCAGCCGACCGAGCCGGTTCTCGCGATCCTGAAGCTCACCGGTGACTGGCAGGCCCACAAGGGCCTCCCGGCCCCCGCGCCGCTGCTGCAGCCGGAGCCCAAGGCCGACAAGCGCGCCCTGTTCGAGGCCCTGACCAAGGACATCGGCGAGGAGTCCAAGGGCGAGGCCATCACGCAGAAGGCGAAGAAGGCCGACAAGAAGGCGGACGAGGCTGCTGACGCTGCCGCGCCTGCCGAGTCGACCGAGGCCTGA
- a CDS encoding RNA-binding protein: MLEEALEHLVKGIVDNPEDVQVASRDLRRGRVLEVRVHPDDLGKVIGRNGRTARALRTVVGAIGGRGIRVDLVDVDQVR, translated from the coding sequence ATGCTCGAGGAGGCTCTCGAGCACCTCGTGAAAGGCATCGTTGACAACCCCGAGGACGTGCAGGTCGCTTCGCGCGATCTGCGTCGGGGCCGTGTGCTCGAGGTTCGGGTCCACCCCGATGACCTCGGTAAGGTGATCGGCCGCAACGGCCGCACCGCACGCGCGCTGCGTACCGTCGTCGGCGCCATCGGCGGCCGTGGTATCCGTGTCGACCTCGTCGATGTGGATCAGGTTCGCTGA
- the rimM gene encoding ribosome maturation factor RimM (Essential for efficient processing of 16S rRNA), with translation MQLVVARIGRAHGIKGEVTVEVRTDEPELRLGPGAVLATEPATTGPLTIETGRVHSGRLLLRFEGVRDRTGAEALRNTLLIADVDPEELPEDPEEFYDHQLMDLDVVLADGTEIGRITEITHLPSQDLFIVERPDGTEVMIPFVEEIVSEIDLEEQRAVITPPPGLIDESEAVVVSSRDEESAAAEAGSGSRERGSASDAVESGKDD, from the coding sequence GTGCAGTTGGTAGTCGCGCGGATCGGTCGCGCCCACGGCATCAAGGGCGAGGTCACCGTCGAGGTGCGCACGGACGAGCCGGAGCTCCGGCTCGGACCCGGTGCGGTGCTGGCCACCGAGCCGGCCACGACGGGACCGCTGACGATCGAGACCGGCCGGGTGCACAGCGGCCGGCTGCTGCTGCGTTTCGAGGGCGTACGGGACCGTACGGGCGCCGAGGCGCTGCGCAACACGCTGCTGATCGCCGATGTCGACCCGGAGGAGCTCCCGGAGGACCCCGAGGAGTTCTACGACCATCAGCTGATGGACCTGGACGTGGTTCTCGCCGACGGCACCGAGATCGGCCGGATCACCGAGATCACGCACCTGCCGTCCCAGGACCTCTTCATCGTGGAGCGTCCCGACGGCACCGAGGTGATGATCCCGTTCGTCGAGGAGATCGTCTCCGAGATCGATCTGGAGGAGCAGCGCGCGGTGATCACTCCGCCGCCGGGCCTGATCGACGAGAGCGAGGCGGTCGTGGTCTCCTCGCGCGACGAGGAGTCCGCAGCCGCCGAGGCCGGGTCCGGCTCTCGTGAGCGCGGGTCCGCGTCCGATGCCGTCGAGTCCGGGAAGGACGACTGA
- the trmD gene encoding tRNA (guanosine(37)-N1)-methyltransferase TrmD, translated as MRLDVVTIFPEYLEPLNVSLVGKARARGRLDVHVHDLREWTYDRHNTVDDTPYGGGPGMVMKTEPWGDALDETLAGGYEAGAHSPVLVVPTPSGRPFTQELAVELSGRPWLIFAPARYEGIDRRVTEEYATRMPVVEVSIGDYVLAGGEAAVLVITEAVARLLPGVLGNAESHRDDSFAPGAMADLLEGPVYTKPPEWRGRGIPDVLLSGHHGRIARWRRDEAFRRTALNRPDLIERCEAAGFDKKDREMLSILGWSPEPGGRFWRRPDAVEE; from the coding sequence ATGCGCCTCGACGTCGTCACGATCTTCCCCGAGTACCTGGAACCGCTGAACGTCTCGCTCGTCGGCAAGGCCCGCGCCCGCGGGCGTCTCGACGTGCATGTGCACGATCTGCGGGAGTGGACGTACGACCGCCACAACACGGTCGACGACACCCCCTATGGCGGCGGTCCCGGCATGGTCATGAAGACCGAGCCGTGGGGCGACGCCCTGGACGAGACCCTGGCCGGTGGTTACGAGGCCGGTGCCCACTCCCCGGTGCTCGTGGTGCCCACGCCGAGCGGCCGGCCGTTCACCCAGGAGCTCGCCGTCGAGCTGTCCGGGCGGCCCTGGCTGATCTTCGCCCCGGCCCGCTACGAGGGCATCGACCGGCGGGTGACCGAGGAGTACGCCACTCGGATGCCGGTCGTCGAGGTGTCCATCGGCGACTACGTGCTGGCCGGCGGGGAAGCCGCGGTGCTGGTGATCACGGAGGCGGTGGCCCGGCTGCTGCCCGGAGTGCTCGGCAACGCCGAATCGCACCGGGACGACTCCTTCGCCCCCGGCGCGATGGCCGATCTGCTGGAGGGGCCCGTCTACACCAAGCCGCCCGAGTGGCGCGGCCGGGGGATCCCGGACGTGCTGCTCAGCGGCCACCACGGCCGGATCGCGCGCTGGCGCCGGGACGAGGCCTTCCGTCGTACCGCGCTCAACCGGCCCGATCTGATCGAGCGTTGCGAGGCGGCGGGCTTCGACAAGAAGGACCGCGAGATGCTCTCGATCCTCGGCTGGTCACCGGAGCCCGGCGGCCGATTTTGGCGCAGGCCCGACGCCGTGGAAGAATAG
- the rplS gene encoding 50S ribosomal protein L19 — protein sequence MASLLDGVNAASLRTDVPAFRPGDTINVHVRVIEGNRSRIQQFKGIVIRRQGAGVGETFTVRKVSFSVGVERTFPVHSPIFEKIELVTRGDVRRAKLYFLRELRGKAAKIKEKRDR from the coding sequence ATGGCTTCCCTGCTCGATGGCGTCAACGCCGCCTCGCTGCGTACCGACGTCCCGGCGTTCCGCCCCGGTGACACCATCAACGTTCACGTGCGCGTGATCGAGGGCAACCGCTCCCGTATCCAGCAGTTCAAGGGCATCGTCATCCGCCGCCAGGGTGCGGGCGTCGGCGAGACCTTCACGGTCCGCAAGGTCTCCTTCAGCGTCGGCGTCGAGCGCACCTTCCCGGTGCACAGCCCGATCTTCGAGAAGATCGAGCTCGTCACCCGCGGTGACGTCCGTCGCGCCAAGCTGTACTTCCTCCGTGAGCTGCGCGGCAAGGCCGCGAAGATCAAGGAGAAGCGCGACCGCTGA